The Urocitellus parryii isolate mUroPar1 chromosome 6, mUroPar1.hap1, whole genome shotgun sequence genome includes a window with the following:
- the Nkx2-2 gene encoding homeobox protein Nkx-2.2, which translates to MSLTNTKTGFSVKDILDLPDTNDEEGSVAEGPEEESEGSEPAKRAGPLGQGALDAVQSLPLKSPFYDSSDNPYTRWLASTEGLQYSLHGLAAGAPPQDSSSKSPEPSADESPDNDKETPGGGGDAGKKRKRRVLFSKAQTYELERRFRQQRYLSAPEREHLASLIRLTPTQVKIWFQNHRYKMKRARAEKGMEVTPLPSPRRVAVPVLVRDGKPCHALKAQDLAAATFQAGIPFSAYSAQSLQHMQYNAQYSSASTPQYPTAHPLVQAQQWTW; encoded by the exons ATGTCGCTGACCAACACAAAGACGGGGTTTTCGGTCAAGGACATCTTGGACCTGCCGGATACCAACGATGAGGAGGGCTCGGTGGCCGAGGGGCCGGAGGAGGAGAGCGAGGGGTCTGAGCCGGCCAAGAGGGCCGGGCCCCTGGGGCAGGGCGCCCTGGACGCGGTGCAGAGCCTGCCCCTGAAGAGCCCTTTCTACGACAGCAGCGACAACCCGTATACACGCTGGCTGGCCAGCACGGAGGGCCTCCAATACTCCC TGCACGGGCTGGCGGCGGGCGCTCCCCCCCAAGACTCAAGCTCCAAGTCCCCCGAGCCCTCGGCTGACGAGTCACCGGACAATGACAAGGAGACCCCAGGCGGCGGGGGGGACGCAGGCAAGAAGCGGAAGCGGCGGGTGCTCTTCTCCAAGGCACAAACCTACGAGTTGGAGCGACGCTTCCGGCAGCAGCGGTACCTGTCGGCGCCAGAGCGCGAGCACCTGGCCAGTCTCATCCGCCTCACGCCTACGCAGGTAAAGATCTGGTTCCAGAACCACCGCTACAAGATGAAGCGCGCCCGGGCGGAGAAAGGTATGGAGGTGACACCCCTGCCCTCACCGCGTCGGGTGGCCGTGCCTGTCTTGGTCAGAGATGGCAAACCGTGCCACGCGCTCAAAGCCCAGGACCTGGCAGCTGCCACCTTCCAGGCAGGCATCCCCTTTTCGGCTTACAGTGCTCAGTCACTGCAACACATGCAGTACAACGCCCAGTACAGCTCGGCCAGCACCCCCCAGTACCCGACAGCACACCCCCTGGTCCAGGCCCAGCAGTGGACTTGGTGA